gcaattaaaaaaactaaattatcCCAAAAACTTTATTGCTAACCTAATTACGTACTTTTGATGATagcctttttttcatttttacagGTTTTTCATTGAGTTTGCTCTCTTTATGGAATAACTCATTTTTGGTCTGGACACTAATTactggtttatttatttatttaatgtttacGGTCCAGCCGTATTGTCGACTAATGTTTTGTAATGGTAAAGGAGTTTcctccagcaatacagccttATCCCGGGCTTTCTCGGTTGTTAGCTGTCCTTGATGATTCGCAGTGTTGTGAGTTGTCGGAGCTTCCTAAGCTCGTAGAGAATGGTCGTCTTCTTTGGTCGTTCTTGTTGTGCTATTGCTATTTCTTTGTGCTGCTTCTTTTTGCAGATAAAGTTCGTCCGACTGCCTGGATCCTCCTTCCCAAGAACGTTGTTCGAGGGAAGGTCTTCTGCCTCCAGTTTGTTGTTATGTGTTCGTCGTACATTTAGGTACGTGAGAATAACACTTAATACCATGATACTCCAGACAATCAACCGAATCCATTGCTGGTATCGGGACATCTAAAATTGCACGACTAAACCACAGTATCTGGCGAATTTGTAGAAAATCCTCACATATTCGAGGtaaaagccaagcccacaagtgggtacaggcaggccttgaccgacatcggttgttgagccaaaagaagaagaagaagattcgAGGTCTTTGCTAGTTAAGATATCCCTTATGGGAGTAGGAGCTGTAGGTGCGCATGCGAATGAATGGTCTCCCCACAGTGAGTCCTCCAAACCACGAATGAAGGGTTACCTTCGAAGATATTGCATACAGACGTCTTCCTAGATCATCGGCGTCACACGCTTTTTGCCAGCGTGCCATTACACAAAAAATCTTTGACCGTGCTGGAGTATTCATGCGCAAGAATAGGTCTCTCATTCGAGTTCAGCATCTCTTTTAGCTAGTATGTCAGCCCTCTCATTTCCGATGATACCGGTATGAGCAGGACTCCATACTAATGAGATCCTGAACGCCTTGTAGAATAAGGATCCCAGCAATTCCAATATTTTGAGGATGAAGTATTCTTTGCTCCGTATagcttttatgtttttgagaGCTTGAACTGCGCTAAGGCTGTCGGTAAAAATGTATAAGTGATCAGGTGTTCTATTGGTAGTTCTTAGTTTCCTCTGTCATCTAGGTATCTATACTTAAAAGGGAACTATAAGACAATGGGACCTCGACACGGTCTGTTAAATACATGGTACTAGGGTGCTCCTGTAGTGAAACTAAATCATGATAACAAGTCAAGATTTTGCTTTTGGATTCCAACTCTAAGATATAAATCGCAGCGAAAGCTATTCAAAACGGGGTTTGAGGGGCATCACTTCGAACATCACTTCGAGGGACATAGTATGTGTTGATTTCATACTGCCGATAGCTATTCTGTAGCATAATTAATTCTAAAAAATCCTTTCCTCCATTTCAGAAATGTCTCGAACGAACAATCGACAAGCGTCGGAACCGGTGCCGCCGGTTCGGCCCACGAACCTTAACAACCGGGACGTCGTGGTGACCAGCCTGATTGCCGGCGCGACGGCCGGTGCGTTGGCCAAAACCACCATCGCTCCGCTCGACCGAACAAAGATCAACTTTCAAATCAAGTAAACGCATCCGCAACCGAACTCTCTAACCGCCCTTCTATCAATAATCGGATTACATTGCTgtcctctctctttcgcttaccctctctctctctctcttccgaCCCCACTACGCTATTCACGCACATCAGCAAGGACGTCCCGTACACGTTCCGGGCAGCGCTCGGGTTCCTGCGAAACACGTACGTTCGCGAAGGATTCCTGGCCCTGTGGCGGGGCAATTCGGCCACGATGGCGCGCATCATCCCATACTCGGCTATCCAGTTTACAGCCCACGAGCAATGGAAGAAGATACTGCAGGTCGATCTGCACGCGGAGTAAGTTGTGGAAGACGGCGAGCGGCTCAGAAGCAACGCTCTGATTGCACTTGttgtttgtgctttgtttgtttccttgcTCCAGCACGGAGGTACGTCGCTTCCTCGCAGGGTCGCTGGCCGGCATCACGTCCCAGTCGCTGACGTACCCGCTCGATCTGGCCCGGGCCCGCATGGCGGTGACGGACAAGTACTCCGGCTACAAGACGCTGCGCGAAGTGTTCGTGAAAATTTGGCAGTGCGAAGGGCCGCGCACACTGTACCGCGGCTACTGGGCGACCATACTGGGCGTAATACCGTACGCCGGCACATCGTTCTTCACCTACGACACGCTGAAAAATGAGTACTACAGTAAGTGTGGACGGGTTCGTGCTGGCGGATTGCGCATTGCGGGACGTTTTTAAcggcggttttttttttttcaaatgtttttgcGTTCGCAGAAAGGACGGGAGACAAATCTCCCAACACTGTGATATCGCTCACGTTCGGTGCGGTAGCGGGCGTGATCGGCCAGTCATCCAGCTACCCGCTGGACATTGTGCGGCGACGAATGCAAACCACCGGTGTAACGGCTCAATGCGCCGACCAGTACCTTACGATTGGCCGGACGTTGATAAAAATATACAGGTATGTCATTGGTCTCGGGATAGGGCCACCACAAAGCTAAATACtaactcacactcacacttgTCCCATCCCACAGGGAGGAAGGGCTCGTCAAGGGCTTCTACAAGGGCCTGAGCATGAACTGGATCAAGGGCCCGATCGCTGTCGGCATCAGCTTCGCGACGTACGACCACATCAAGCATCTGCTCCGCGACATCATACACATCCGGAGCGGGGACGGCCAGGCACGGTAATAGTCTGTGGGCGCGGCACGCTGAGCGGGTCGGGGTTGCTGCAGGCGAAAGCTGTCCCTTCGAATTCGTTTTCGAATATCCTTAAGCTAGGCAGAGATTAACGCAGGCAAGCGGAAAAGGGGGAGAGAGCACCCGCCCCTTTTAAAAAGGACAACACGACAATAAGATGAAAATTCCCACCCCGCCAGTAAGCCCCACATCCCTCGCATCCCTTTCCCCGACAGCacaggctgtgtgtgtttgtgtgtgagtgtgtacatGAAagcgtgcgagtgtgtgtgtgtgtgcgtattgtACGAATCGTCAATCGGATAAGTGCCATTAGCTGGTTTTACCAAtcgcttttttcctgttttttttataaacgaaGCGAAGGTACAACGGGCTGTcgtcattgtttttttttacattttttgttccCAGGCCAGCACATTACGAAACCATTGCACAAAAGAGTAACATGTACTATTTTAGGTGTAAACGAATCTATATACGTTATTTAGTCACTTGCCCACGTTTGAGGAGATGGGGAGGGTGGGAGGGGGCAAATCCAATAGAGTGGGCTGCAGAAACAAACTAAAACGAAgaggcagaatcggtgttttAGTGTCGTACCACGGTCAGACCTGTGCTACGCCAGAAATAGGCGCCGAGCGGGCGGGTTGTGTTTGGGCGCGGTGTCTCTTTCAAAAAGATGATCGAGAAATAAAGCTAACCAGAGTCAATATGCCTTTAGTGCCGGGCACGGGCCGTTGCAGCTTCGAGTCCGTGTTTCTCTCTTGtttcctgttgctgctgagagTGAACTCTAGTGTGTAATGGTCGAGCAACGTGCGCTGCTAAGCACGCCACGGCGGCAGTGGGTAAAATTCACACGCAAAGACTAGAACCTTGTCACTTTCTATTTCTTATTGGAGGACAGAATGTAGTgaataaagttaaaaaaaaaccaacagttAGGTTACAAATCTGGGTTAATCATTTATTCTGGAAGAAAAGGatagaatgtgttttttttttgtatatctTGTTCGATTATCTTTTCCATACGTATGCAACtatcacagcagcagcacagcagacACACCAGCGACAGCATTGGCGCAGACGACGAGGTTCCACCGCCATCTCTGGATGAGATTGCCAGCGCCATCAAGCAGCTTAAGAGCAATAAGTCTGCTGAGAGTCGAACTCTTCAAGGTGGGACCGGAGAGCTGGGTATCATTCACGCagtctacaaaaagggcgacatgCCGGATTCGAACTTTCGAGCCATCACAGTCCTTAATGCCGCCTGCAAGATCCTGTTCCAGATCCTGTTTTGCAGAGTTGCGCCCCTTGCTACAAATTTCGTCGGCAGCTACCAAGCTGAgtttgttggaggcaaatcCACCACCGACCAAATTTTCACTCTACGTCAGATCCTCCAGAACTGCCGAGAGCGCCAGATCCCAACGCACCACCTGTTCATTGACTTCAAGGCGACCTACGACACCATAGACCGGAAGGAGCTATGGagcatcatgcagcggtaccacttccctgggaagttgatccggctgttagatgccaccatgaacggggtgcagtgcaaggtgagagtgTCGACCTTGACGTCAGAATCGCTCGAATCTCACTGGTGTCTGAGGCACTGCtgacggactctcctgtctgctctCAAACATCCCCCTGGAAGCTGTCATTCAATGCGCagggctagacaacgacatccgttgcacgatcctctaccggtctctccaatttcttggcttcgcggatgacatcgacatcattcGGCAgagcgaagcagcaagaatcggattgagaatcaatgcgacggagacgaagtacctgcttgccggagactcagaccatctgggaagcTTGTTCGTTGACGGCGACAAGCTCGAGGTAGGAGTTCTGCTATCTCGGGACGGTCGTTgcttcggacaacgacatcagcagcgaaatctgGAGATGCATTGTGCAGGGGAATCGTGCATGCTATGGGCTgcaccgactgctgagatccagaagacttcgagccCGCACAAATTGTGGGATATATCGgacattgattcgcccggtggtcctctatgGACACGAGTCATGGACCATCCGAGCGAAGGATGCAGACTAGTGAcgtgctctttggagcgcacccacgattCCGTTCCGACTCcagctattgttagtccgattctgactccggcaaaatccgGAGTTGgcctgagtcgtccggagttggaatCATTCAGAGTCTTTCAGAGTGGATCGGAGCTAACGGGAGCCCATGCAATGTACTTGGGATCCGGCATTTCAATtcgctgtgtttttttattatctttcactttgcgcgttCACTTCATGtacaggcctttgtttcgaatgccgactccggatgactccgactccaacatattccggacgactccgaacgactccggatgtagagagagagatagagagagagagagagagagagagcgagatagagAGGTTGCAGTTGCATACttttttacaaacaattttCATTCCTGCATCAAATAGAACAAGTCTGAATATCGTTAGCTAACCATTGCATCGTCTTCAACGGACAATTTAAATACGCAAAGGTGCATAGAAACAGCGGCCACCCAACATGCCATACACCTTGATGATGTTTACAAAAATCGAACTCGACAGCTGACAGTGTGTCCGCTACGCATGCGGCCCGTCAATGTGTGCGTGCCGCACAGACGACACGGCCGTAGCTGCTGGTTACACTCGTAGCCCGTCgacaaatgcaaaacattGTGATAGCAGTACAACACTATAGGAGCTACAGCAAtcatttgttgtgttgtgttttgtttttctgtactttttttgtatataaaaTTGTGATGTTAGAGtagtaaatatttatttaatcccCCTTTTGCAAGCGAGCCCCGGACAGAAGGGCAGCCGGAAAACGATGAGTGAGGCCAAAATTACCGAATACAAGCTGCTCGAGCGGCTCGGCAGCGGCACGTACGCCATCGTGTACCGAGCGATGAAGaaggttagtttttttttaatgttcaaaCGCCCGTTAAACGCCTGCTCGCTGCGACTAACACTTGCTACTCCAAAACCCCCCGACACAAACATCCTTCCAGACGACGAAGGAGATACTGGCGGTGAAGGTGATGGCCAAGAGCAAGCTCTCCTGCACCGCGATGGACAACATCATCAGCGAGATCAGCCTGCTGAAGAAGCTGAAGCACCGGCACATCGTCGAGATGCGGGACTTTCTCTGGGACGAGGAGAACATCTACATCCTGATGGAGTACTGCGACGCGGGCAACCTGTCCTCCTACATCCGGCAGCACCGGACGCTGGACGAGGGCACCTGCAAGCGGTTCCTGCAGCAGCTCGCGCTCGCCCTGCGCTACATGCGCCAGCACGACGTCAGCCATCTCGACCTGAAGCCGGCCAACCTGCTGCTGACCCGGGCGTCCGGCACGTACGTGCTGAAGGTGGGCGACTTTGGGTTCGCCCAGCGGCTGAAGCTGAACCAGGAGAACACGGCGGTGAAGGGTTCGCCGCTGTACATGGCGCCCGAGATACTGCTGAACAGCTCGTACGGGCCGGCCGCCGACCTGTGGAGCGTCGGCGTCATTCTGTACGAGTGTCTGTTCGGCCGGGCCCCGTACAGCTCGACCAGCCTGCACGAGCTGGCCGAGCGCATTCACCGGAACGATCCGATCGCGATACCGTGCCGGCCGGCCATCTCGACCGACTGCCGGCAGCTGCTGGTCAGCCTGCTGCAGCGCGATCCGGGCCGGCGCATCGGCTTCGAGAAGTTTTTCGACGATCCGTACCTGGACCTGGCGCACGTGGCGTGCGAGGAAAATCTGGAGAAAGCGATCGCGCTCATCAACCGGGCGATCGAGCTGGAGCAGCGGCAGGAGCTGGCGGGCGCCTACCGGGCCTACTGCCAGGGGCTGCAGTACTTTGTGCCGATCACGCGCGCCGAGCCGGATGCCGGCAAGCGGCAGCTGCTGCGCCAGCGCGTCCTCACGTACCTGAACCGGGCGGAAGCGCTCAAGCAGCACATTTACGCGACGACCCagacggagcagcagcagcagcagcagcagcaacaggacgTGCCAGCTGCATCGGTGTTGAAACGACCGGACGAGAAGGGACGTTCCGGTGCGGGAAACATACATTCTTCGAGCTCAAGCAAAGAAGGcaccggcggcggtggtggtggccgttCGAGCGATACGCTGGTGGAGAAAGCACACGAACCCGGCATTGCCGAACTGGCCCGGGACAACGAAGCGATTGCCCGCGGGCTCGAGATTGGGTGGCAGGCGGCGAAGGAAGCGTCCGAGAACAAGCTCGATGCCGCACTGGACAGCTACACGTCGGCGCTCAGCCTGCTCATACCCGTGCTGCACCAGGACATTCCCGCCGGACAGAAGCGGGTACTGCGGCAGCGTGTCGTCCAGTGGATGGAGGAGGCGGAGCAGATCAAATCGATCCGCTCGGCCCAGATCATGCAGGAGATGGAGAGCACCGAGGCGAACCACTACGCCTGTACCGTGCAGTAGTTGCTGAACTGTTTCACCTACCGCCAACCGCGGattgtgctctctctctctctctgtttcacGCTCTCTCAATGTATGCTTTTGGGAGGGGAGAGACAACTAACATCACCATGGCAATGGAAACGGATACAGGAAGTTACCAGCCTTCTGCAGCATTTGGGCCAGAGCACTCGTTCCAGAATTAATTTAACTCGTAAGTCCGTTCCATTCATCAACGTTTCTGT
The Anopheles arabiensis isolate DONGOLA chromosome X, AaraD3, whole genome shotgun sequence DNA segment above includes these coding regions:
- the LOC120906568 gene encoding serine/threonine-protein kinase ULK3, coding for MSEAKITEYKLLERLGSGTYAIVYRAMKKTTKEILAVKVMAKSKLSCTAMDNIISEISLLKKLKHRHIVEMRDFLWDEENIYILMEYCDAGNLSSYIRQHRTLDEGTCKRFLQQLALALRYMRQHDVSHLDLKPANLLLTRASGTYVLKVGDFGFAQRLKLNQENTAVKGSPLYMAPEILLNSSYGPAADLWSVGVILYECLFGRAPYSSTSLHELAERIHRNDPIAIPCRPAISTDCRQLLVSLLQRDPGRRIGFEKFFDDPYLDLAHVACEENLEKAIALINRAIELEQRQELAGAYRAYCQGLQYFVPITRAEPDAGKRQLLRQRVLTYLNRAEALKQHIYATTQTEQQQQQQQQQDVPAASVLKRPDEKGRSGAGNIHSSSSSKEGTGGGGGGRSSDTLVEKAHEPGIAELARDNEAIARGLEIGWQAAKEASENKLDAALDSYTSALSLLIPVLHQDIPAGQKRVLRQRVVQWMEEAEQIKSIRSAQIMQEMESTEANHYACTVQ
- the LOC120906147 gene encoding mitochondrial coenzyme A transporter SLC25A42, which encodes MRATTLSGELLPVRPHTGSNGIWTAADAVREMSRTNNRQASEPVPPVRPTNLNNRDVVVTSLIAGATAGALAKTTIAPLDRTKINFQINKDVPYTFRAALGFLRNTYVREGFLALWRGNSATMARIIPYSAIQFTAHEQWKKILQVDLHADTEVRRFLAGSLAGITSQSLTYPLDLARARMAVTDKYSGYKTLREVFVKIWQCEGPRTLYRGYWATILGVIPYAGTSFFTYDTLKNEYYKRTGDKSPNTVISLTFGAVAGVIGQSSSYPLDIVRRRMQTTGVTAQCADQYLTIGRTLIKIYREEGLVKGFYKGLSMNWIKGPIAVGISFATYDHIKHLLRDIIHIRSGDGQAR